Genomic segment of Frankiaceae bacterium:
ATCGCCGCGGACGCCGGCAACGGCACCATCGTCGTGGGCGGCACGATGACCGTCGCCGACGTCCTCGCGGCGTTCGCCGGCTCGGACTACGGCCCGCGGGTCACCGGCGTCTCCCCGGCAGCGCCCTGACGCGCCTCCGCGGGAGTCAGGTCGGCAGCGAGACGGAGGGGTCCGTCAGGTCCACCGGGGTGCGAGCTGCCGGCGGCAGCGGCGCACGCCCCTCGCCGTCGTTGCCGATCCGGGTCCAGAGCTCGTCGATCTCGACCTGCTCGTGCGGCGGCGCCGGCCGCGCCGCGGCACGCCGCACGACCGCGGCCTCGCTCAGCCGGGCTACCGCGTCCTCGGCGTCCCCTCGCGCGACCGCGACGCGCGCGAGCCCTTCGAGGCCGGTCGCGAGCAGCGTCGGCTCGCCGAACCGCTCGCCGGCCGCGTGCACCTGCCCGTACCGTTCG
This window contains:
- a CDS encoding cation transporter; the encoded protein is MPEVTLSFGAAMGCRHCVREVTRWLRDVPGVETIAADAGNGTIVVGGTMTVADVLAAFAGSDYGPRVTGVSPAAP